The window CTATTTCCTAGATGGGCTTATTTGGCAGTGATAACTGCCGGGATGTCAGTGGTGGTGTCAGGTGCTGCCCCTTCCTCATCAGAGTCACTCTCAGCGCTGTCACTCTCATCGGAGTCAGCGTCAGCAGCTCCAGGTGTGGCTGTAGCCTCCTCGCTGCTCTGGCTCTCCTCGTCTTCGGCCTCCTGGCTGGTGCTATCACTGGTGGTGCTGgcgctctcctcttcctcctcctcctcttcttcctctgggGTGCTGCTGCTTTCACTCTCGCTGGTGGTGGGGTCACTGGTGCTGgtgctctcctcttcctctgccagATCGGCCTGGCGGGGGTCCGGGTCCTGAGATGTGCCAGAGGAAGCATCCAGACCCTGGCTTTCCACCTCAGGGGTGCTGGTGTCTTCCTCCAGGAGTTCAGGGTTGACATAAATAGTCTAGAGGTCAAAGGAGAGATGTGAGGGTTAGTTTGCATATTTATcaacattatattttaaatttttaatgcaGTGATCTAAAATGAGGGTTAGGGATTCTGCTAACTTTAAGGACCATTTCTGGTTCAGTCTTTCAGAAATTGATAAAGCTAACTGTACCTTATACACCTTTGGCAGCTTCTCCACCTCATTGCCGTCGGTCATTGAATAGGCTGTCTTCTTTCCTGTGTCCACAAACTCATAGGACTTGTAGGGCCCGGGAGCCTTGTGGTAGGATTTTTCCTCCACATAAACGATGGACTTGTACTCGCTGGGGTAGCCTCCCAGGTTGTCACCGCGGGCTGTATCGGTGACGACGGTGGCCACAATGGGCTCATCAGTCGGCTCAGGGGCCGGTGTCTCTGTGACAACCACGGGGGCTACTGTAGAAGGAGCAGGCGTGGAGGACTCACCAGACTCTGAGCTGTCGCTGgattcatcctcctcctcctcttcctcctctgtttCCTGTAGACAAGATATAGGAGTTGAGCTGTCAGAGATAGCAATGGCAAAAATTCCTACTGATTTTCCAGTAGTTTAGTTTAAATTGTCCATGACTCATATCTTCATcggttttatatttaaaatttttattgaCAGAAATATCTAAACTTAAGCTTGAGAAATGTGACACACATGAGACTAATTGTTTGAAATAATAAATTCTTGTTATTTAAAGAAGTAATGAAAAGGTTTTCACAGGACGTTTTTACTCACACTCTCCTctgcttcatcatcatcatcgtcgtcttcACTGTTAACAGAGGGCGAATCTGAAGTTGTGTCTGTGACGACAGATTTGACTTCAGGTAGAGCCTCGGCTGCcacctgctgctgatgctgCAACAACCATTAAAAAACAATGTTATAAGAGTTTAACAATAAATGCATTGTAACATAAATGATCACTGTTTTGACCTCTGCTGCTCATCtctcacctcctcctcttctgaaGTCTCTGCGCTCTCATCTGAACCAGCAGCCGCGGCTGCTACAACATTCTGCAAGATGGGAGAGATGCAATGAATGTGATTAATCATCAAAGAGTAAAGAGTCCTTTCTTTGGGAGAAACAATCTTTTAAATCgtcctttagttttctttcattgcTTTTATAAAATTCGTACTTTAAGCTGAACCCAGCTAGAGGAGATTATTTAAAGGTTGCATCTCTACTTCACAGCTAAAATCAGAATAAAATGATTGAAGaaggatgtttttgtttttatgagctGTTGAACTACAAGGTTAAAAATCCTAGTTCTCCTGCTTTTCTCTGCTCACTAAACTCCAGCTACCAGTAGCATATAGCCACAGATGAAGTGCATCTAAAAATATGATGCTTTGCCCCTGTTAACATACTGGTGTGTCCAAGATATTGTACCTTCCCTTTTATAATTTACATTGTTCATATTACTTTGAACAATTTTTGAGGATTTGACTTttagccaatcaaaaaaaagcattttaaatctACCTATTTGGCCTTCTGGTAATTGTGTTTGTGCAGTTATTAAACTTTAATAATTAGCTGATCTCTTTTCTGCATTACTCTGACATTTGCCTGATTATACTTGCACACTTTTACTATACTTTTACGATGTAACAATAAAACATGTAGTAAAATATTGTTGAATTCCTATAAAACAGTACTTTGAATAGGCTTTGTTATCAGATATCACATATGTGCCTTATGAGATTTAAGTGAGTAGGTGAAAGTGGCTGACAGCGCAGACAGCAGAGAATTAGAGGAGAACCATTACTGCAAGGACAAAATAAGGAGAAGATACTGGAGGGAAGATAAGAGAGAAGAAAGAATGAGAGGAGAGCAAACTGACAAAATGATAAATGGacacaaaaaatgaatattttaccTGCACAGGTGGGGGACGAGCCTTAAGAACCACAGGCGCCTGTTTTCTGAGTGCTGGAGGTTTTGGTCGTCTCACCTGTGGAGGAGAAAAACACCATGGATGTCTCACTCTTTCTCTCACCACCTCCCACCGGCCTCTTTTGGAATACTTACCACTTCCTCAGAGCTCTCTGAACTGGAAAGTTTTCTCGCCTAGAAAAACAAAGGCACCAGAGTGAAATTTATGACAAAATGGCATGATAAAACATGTTAtgttctcagtttatttatctatttttaatCTGGGTGTAGTTTTGATTTGACAAAAGTGTCTCACCGGCCGGCAGAGAACTGTGGCAAAGAGCAGAACAAACACAACAGCCACTTTCATTGTGTCACAGTTTGATGCCTGGTTGGAGGAGAAAGCCAGAAAAAACGCAGCTTGAAgtcacacaataaaacatcatTGCACAgcacaataaaacaataaaacataatCATGATACACAGCGCTCGGCACCAAAATACTCGTCTGAAAGCCATAACTTCACAGAAAACACAATGACATGTCAGCCTCTCACCCAGATTCCTTCCTAAAAGCGGAGGCTGTACAGTCACATGACTGTTAACCGTCCTTGGTATGTCCCAGGGAGTCATTAACGCCTTAATTACAGAGCTAAAGAGAGCTATGTGCCTTTGACGACTCAGTTCAATACAGTAAAACATTTTCTCTGTCATCACAGCAGGAAAATCGCATCACTATGAAGCATGGTTTTTCAAACTATGAGCAGGCGGTTCATAACTAATTTGGGGCCCCCAAAAAAAGACAGGAGAAAAATAACAGGTACCATTGAGAAGGAGATTCATTTTGTTTGAGAATGTTTGAGAAAAATGACTTTGTTTGATTTTCTACTGCCTGAGTCTAGTTTGCAATACTATGAATTATTCTGTgatgctttttgtgtttttgtagagGACTATTTTTAGTCAAGGCCCAATAAACACTTTTCAGTAGCAGGGTGGTTGGTGTACATGGGGCTGAGCCAAAAAATAAAGCACAGCCAATGCAACAATGTGAATCATTTTGTTAGTGGGTTTATTTCATTGTTGGTTTGTCTTTGTTGTCATTAAACAAAGTAGATTTGACTTTCAATTCATGTCTTTTAGttccttcttctcttttctcGTCATGTTCTTTAACAAGCTTTAATGTTGGTGCTTGCTGTGGGAGGAACAGTCTAAGTGCTTATCTTTAATGATGGACTTTTCCTATAGTGTGTAATTCACTAAGTTATAAATGGAAAGCCACAGCGCAACTGCATAATGTCAGATGCCTCTGTCGCTGTATGCGAGCATGtattttttcattctttatGAGAACAAGTTTTAGCCTTAAACCTagagaataaagtataataaagacatttttgttCTTTACTGTCTGGACTGATTTCAGGACTAAGTTAAAACAACCTCATATGTATGGTGGCAGTAATTGTAGCTGTGTATTCGTGTATTTTTGTATATCGCACTGTGTGAGGATTATGTTTCAGACCTTGAAAGCATGGGCATTTTTGTTCTGTCCTTTCTGGGTCTAACTTGGGCTGCTTGGGAAATAAGTGCTGATTTTGCATGAAAAGCAACCACATATGCACATGTGCAATGGAAGTaactttaagtgtgtgtattgttcttgtttttcttggtGAGGACCACTGCTTTAGACCTTTAAAGTGAGGACAGTTTGATTTTTACTTCACTTTTACAAATAGCTTTTTTTAGGATTTCAGAATTGGTTTTCGGGTTAAGGTTAGGTTAGGTGTTGGGTTTAGCTTTATTGCTGTTGTGGTTAGGTTTGATACTGCTCTTAGAACTGTACACTCAAGTGATGCTAAGAGTTAGTTTAGCTTAAAGAGTCGAAGCAGAGTTAATGGTAACCAATCAGCCAGCAATTTTAAAGGCAACTTACATGTTTCATCTAtcttatttattaaattaaaaccaacaatttaaaaaaacaacacacactctGGTTTTATAGGGAGTTACATGCTGTGTGAGCTCTGAAACCGTACCATTTTTCTTTGGATTGGTGCAGGTTACCGGTGACCGGTACTTTTTTCAAACAAGTCACTCTTTTGTTGAACTTTTAGCATCTCAGAGACAAACTGGGTTTAATAAAACACTTGTCCGTCTAATATTGCATTAACTTACAATGCTTGTAATTTTCTTAAGCACCCTAAAAACCATGTGAAAGTATACCAGGAAGCAGCTGTGAATTTTAGATAAGCTATCCTCTTTTTACTTGAAAATGTTTACCTAGGATTCATAGCAGCAAGGAAGTTGGAATGAAGAAATATTCAGAGTGAAGAAGATTATCAGTGCAAGAGGGCTGAAAGGATTCTCTTAATTGCCCCAGTCTGTATTGCTAAGGACTTTTTTCAGGTCTCAATTTGTCCATCCATCATTCAAAACTGCCTGTGGTAAACAGTTTTCATTGTTCGAAGTAAAAGATCTTGAATCTAGTTACACAGGTTATTCTTTGAAGATCGAACCAGACTAAAATATGTTTAGTGATTAATCAATTTATgtttaagaaaaacagaagattgAGAGGAAACAGAGACAAATGTGCAATtatttggattttgtttttaaatttatatctgacaaaaatatatttaacagcAAAAGTTTAAGCTGGCAGTGCATTGTTGTGGGTATGCGTGTTGTCAATGTCGCTAG is drawn from Pelmatolapia mariae isolate MD_Pm_ZW linkage group LG7, Pm_UMD_F_2, whole genome shotgun sequence and contains these coding sequences:
- the spp1 gene encoding osteopontin, with amino-acid sequence MKVAVVFVLLFATVLCRPARKLSSSESSEEVVRRPKPPALRKQAPVVLKARPPPVQNVVAAAAAGSDESAETSEEEEHQQQVAAEALPEVKSVVTDTTSDSPSVNSEDDDDDDEAEESETEEEEEEEDESSDSSESGESSTPAPSTVAPVVVTETPAPEPTDEPIVATVVTDTARGDNLGGYPSEYKSIVYVEEKSYHKAPGPYKSYEFVDTGKKTAYSMTDGNEVEKLPKVYKTIYVNPELLEEDTSTPEVESQGLDASSGTSQDPDPRQADLAEEEESTSTSDPTTSESESSSTPEEEEEEEEEESASTTSDSTSQEAEDEESQSSEEATATPGAADADSDESDSAESDSDEEGAAPDTTTDIPAVITAK